In the Qipengyuania gelatinilytica genome, CGAGGTCGGAGCTGCGCTGGCAACGGGCCTGATCGGCAAGACCAGCCGCACTGCCGATGCTGCCGCGCAATTCGAGCAGCGGGTGCTGCGCCGGGCCGATCTTATCTCCACGATCAGCCACCCCATGTGCGAACTCCTGCGCGACAAGGGCGTGGCCGAGGACCGCATCCTCGAAATGCGCAACTGGGCGAACCATGCGTCGGGGATCGCGGCAGGCGATGGCGCGTCGCTTCGCCGCGAATGGGGCCTCGAGGGAAAAACCGTCGCGCTCTATTCGGGCAATATCGCGAACAAGCAGGGGCTGGACGTGGTGATCGAGGCAGCTGCGATGCTGCGGGAGCGGGAAGACATAGCATTCGTGATCTCGGGCGAAGGTCCAAACCGCGCCCATCTCGAAGCCCTCGCCAAGGGCTTGCCCAACGTCACCTTCCGCGACCTCCAGCCGGAAGACCGGGTGGGCGACCTGCTCAAGATGGCGAACATCCACCTCCTGCCGCAATTGCGCGATGCAGCCGATCTCGTGCTCCCATCGAAGCTCGGCAACATGCTCGCCTCCGGCAGGCCGGTCATCGCGACGGTGCAGCCCGGCACCGGCATAGCCCGCGAGCTGGTCGATTGCGGAATTGTCGTGCCACCCGAAACGCCCCATGCGATCGCCGAGGCGGTCGAGGCGCTCGCGGGACATGAGGACTATTGCGCGCATATGGGCCAGAAGGCACGCGAGCGCGCAGCCTCGCACTGGTCGAAGGACGCCATCGTCGACCGTTTCGAAGAAGGCATGGCGCGCCTGCTCGGCTAAAGCCCCAGCTTCTCCAGCAAGGCAGCGATTGCATCGCGGTAGGCGTCGGAATTGCGCTGACGGGCCTCGGCGATCGCCGCAAGACGCATCGAATGGAGCAGCTCGCGGTTCGCAATCAGCTTCGCCATCGCCTCTTCGACGCCTCCTGCATTCGGCCGATCCAGAACGAAGCCGCTATTCGCGCTGGCACCGAGCCCCGCCGCCGCGGTCTGGATAATGGCGAGGCCCGATGCCATCGCCTCGGGCAACACGATGGCGGAGCCTTCATTGTGGCTCGGAAACACGAGCGCATGGTGTTCGCGCATGATCGCAGGCACTTCGGCGCGCGGCACTGCTCCGAGTATGTCGACCCGGTCGCGGTATCGCGCAAGGATCGGCTCGGGCAGGCCCAATTGTCCCAGCAGGGTCAGCCGCGCCGAACCCTTCGGCAGTTTGCCGAAAGCTTCGAGGACGTGCTGGACGCCCTTGCGAGCAGCTACCTGTCCGGCAAACAGGAAGCGTACCGGCTCGGCTTCGGGGACGAAGGCCGGATCGACATCGCTGCCGAACAGGGCGGCATCGAAACCGTATGGCAGCAGCTCGAGCTTGTCCGCGACGCCTCCGACCGGTGAATAGGCGCGGATCGTGTCCATCACGAAGGGGCTGCCGCACACGATCCTGTCGGCCGCCGCGAACTCCGCATCGTCCATCGCGATCTTGTCCGCACTCCATGCGGGAGAGCCCTTGCCCAGCCAGTCACCGTGGGTCGCGGCGATGCGCTCGCGTTCCTCGTTCCAGGAACGGCTGTCGGCCATGGTGCGGTCGAGGATCTTGTAGCAACCGGCTGCGCGCGGATCGTTGAAAGCTGTCGCGGACGATCCGTCATAGCCCCACAAGACGAAGGGACCCTCGCGACCGGCCATCGCCGCGACCTTCCTCCCGAAAGTCGCGTTGAGCGCCGCGTCCAGTCGCGTGGCGAGATCACCTGCCCCCAGCCTCGCAGCAATCCTTTCGGGCAATTCGTATCGGGCCATGGCCCTTACCTTGGCCGGATCGAGGCCCTTGGCCGCAAAGCGCGACAGTTCGGTCTCGAGCGGGGCGGACAAGGCGCTCGGCAAGGCGCGGGCAAGACTGCGCATGCGGCTGGAGGGATGGTCGAACAGTCCGGTCGCGAGGAAAGCCAGCCTGCCAAGCTGCTGCAGCGCCAGCGCGGTCTGGCGGCTGTGTTGGGTACCGGGATGAAAAACCGCGACCTGCATCGCGGCCAAGCTCTAGCGGGCTGCGCGCGAAAGCCAAAAAGCATTTTCCTACCGCCCGGCGCGTGATTAACCGGATTGGCTCATCTTATCCAAACAAGGAACCGAAAACGATGAGCGATCCCATTCCCCTCCAAACACCGGCCGGCTTTGCAACCGCCTTCGCGCTCGGCCTCGACGATGGATCGGGCAACCTCGCGCTCGTCTCCGACGCGCGTCCACTGCCGGTAAAGGCGACACCGCCCGCGGCACCTGTGGCGCTCGAGGGAGAGACTACGAGCGATATCCTTGCCGGACCTTTCGTGCCTTCGGCCCTCTCCACGATCTTCTGCACCCTTTCGGGCGACTGGACCGGCAGCGTCACCGTCAAGCGGTCGACCGACGCTGGTTCGACGCTCCATCCCCTGACGCTTGCAGGGGGCATGTGGGGCAGTTTTACGGCCAACGCCTGCGAGCCCGTATGGGAGGAAAGCGATGCTGGCGTCACGCTCTGGCTCGATTGCAAAATCGCTTCGGGCACGCTTGCCTACAGGCTGTCGCAATGAGCGCGCTCACGCTCCCCGCACTGGGGCTCGCCGCTCGCACTGCGCAGGCGCTGCCTACGCTGTTCACCGACCTCGCTTCGCGCACTCCGCCAGCCGAGGTCGTCCAGATCGACACCACCGGCCATTCGGTCCCCGGCAAGGGTGCCGCGCGCTACATCTGCGACGCTCTGTGCGACGAGGCATTGCTCGCCGCCCACCCCCGCTTCGTGACCAGGACCGCCAACAACAGGATCTTCCGCCTGCTGCCCGACCGCAGTTCGCTCGCCGTCGAGCAGGGCGGTGCAGCCGGTGGCGGAACGGTGAACGACCAGCCCGCGATCCAGGCTGCGATCGATTACGCGCATGCAATCGAGGCGGCAGAGGTCCGCTTCGAAGCATCGTCATACCGCCTCGATTGCCCGCCCCGCCTGTCGCCGGCCGAGGACAAGCGTGCCGAAGACGGACATCCACTCGTCGTACGCCGCTCCATCGCCCTGAGGGGCCATGATGCGCAGCGGACCGTGCTCGATTTCCGCGCGCTCGATGGCGAAGACCCGGAGAGCGAATACCAGCTGGTCCCGACATCGGACAGCGATCCTGCGCTCGCCGTCTGGCGTGGCGGCGGCCTCTACCTTCAGGGCGATATTGCCAATCCGGGGCCGGGCCAGCGGACCATCGGGCGGCTGGAAATCGATCGTCTCGTATTCAGGGGCAACCGGCAGCATACCGGAGCCTATGAGTGGCCCGCCGACGCGCAGACGGGCGATGGCTGGGACATCACCGACAAGGCGCTGTGGGTGCAGGACTGCTTCGTCGGCGAGATCATCTGCCGCGACACCGACATGGTGGGCTGGAAGGGCGAGATACTCTTCACCGCGGGCGAGGCCGATGCTGTCGAACGGATCGAGCTGCAAAACTGCCGCTTTGCCACGAGCAATGGCAGCGCGCTCAATCCGGGTGTCGATGCGGAAATCCTCGCAATCGACAGCAGCTTTGGCGACTGCTTCCAGGCGCAGGAGGACGTGGCGAAAAGCCGCGCCGTCTACCGCAATTGCACCTGGCACGATTGCGATGCGATGGGCCTTGGCAGCGGATCGACAAATGGCGTCCTTTACGCACAGGCCTATCCCACGCGGGACGAGACCGGTGCACCGCCGATGACGCTGCTCGAGAATTGCGAATTTCGCGATATCCGTTCGCTGCGCTTCGCCAGCTGGGTTCGCGGGAGCATCCGGACGGTGGATTGCAGCATCTCCCTGAATGGCGGCGAGGCACTTGCGCTGCGCGATACCGATCTGACAATCGAATCGTGGCTGGACCGCAAGACGGGCATCCATGCGCTCGAATTCTACGGAGTAGACACGCTGACCGAGCCGATGCCGGGCGCGCCCGTGGGGATCTACAAGCTGCCGCCGTCCCATGTGCGCATCAGGCTTTCGCACCATCGCACCCGGCATGCCGCCGAACAGGGCAACCAGTGGCTCGGCTGTTTCTGGACCGGATACCTCGACCGTTCGTGCGAGCTGCACATCTCAGGCGAAACGGCAGGTGGCGGTGTCCCGAACGGCGGCGCAACCCCGATATCGATGCCGCGCATCCATTATGCGGCTGCCGAACCGACCAGCAATTTCTGGGCGCGCGGCTGGTACAAGCTGCCCCAGATCACCGGGTCGGGCGAGATATTGCCATGTGCGCCGCGCATGACGGTGGAGATGGCCAGCGGGATTATCGCCGACATGACGCTTGCACGAACGCCGATTGGCGGGGCCGATCACGGCTATGTCGACGGCCAGCGCATCCGCCTCGTGAAGGAGGGTGCGACGGGTGCGATCCGTTTCACCAAGGGCGCCTCCAACTCCTTCGGCGTGCGCGAGACGCGGGTGCTGGACAATCCCTATGACTGGATCGAGTTCAGCTACAACCGCGACTGGCAGAGGTGGGAAGAGGAAGCCTTCTTCTCCGACGCCTGACCTTCGCAATAGCAGATGGGAGGGGATTAATTTACCCTCCCGCTTGCCGATGGGCCGCCCATGCGGAATCTATCCCGCCATGGCGATTCTCTCCGACAAATGGATCCGCGAGGCGGCAACGACCCGCGGCATGATCGAACCCTTCACCGAGGCCCAGCGCCGCGAAGGGAACATCAGCTACGGCCTTTCGAGCTTCGGTTACGACGCGCGTGTGGCGGACGAGTTCAAGATCTTCACCAATATCGACAACGCCATCGTCGATCCGAAGGATTTTGCCGCCACCAGTTTCGTCGACCGCCAGACCGATGTCTGCGTGATCCCGCCCAACAGCTTCGCGCTCGCGCGGACGGTCGAATATTTCCGTATTCCCGACGACGTACTGGTCATCTGCCTCGGCAAAAGCACTTATGCGCGCTGCGGCATTATCGTGAACGTCACCCCGCTCGAACCGGGCTGGGAAGGCCATGTGACGCTGGAGTTTTCGAACACCACGCCGCTGCCCGCCAAGATCTACGCCAACGAGGGCGCCTGCCAGTTCCTGTTCCTGAAAGGGAACGAGCGGCCCGAAGTGACCTATGCCGACCGGGCGGGCAAATACATGGGCCAGCGCGGCGTTACCCTGCCCCGGCTCTGAGCGCAGTCCGGCGCTGACCCTGCGTCTTTGACTCTTCGCGCGGGCCAGCGCACATCTTTCCGCACACAGTGGAGAGATGAGACATGGCTGATAGGGAATTCGACATCATCGTCTATGGCGCGACCGGCTATACCGGACGCCTCGTCGCCGAGCATTTCGTGCGCGAGTACGGCAACGCGGCAGACGGCCCCAAATGGGCGATGGCAGGCCGCAGCGAGGACAAACTGACCGCTGTGCGCGACGAGATCGGGGCACCGGGTACGACGCCGATGATCGTGGCCGACGCGTCCGACCCTGCCAGTCTCGAAGCCATGTGCAAGCGCACCAGGGTCGTCCTCACGACCGTCGGACCCTACCAGCTTTATGGCGACGCGCTGGTCGAAGCCTGCGTGAAGACCGGCACCGACTATGCCGACCTGTGCGGCGAGCCCGCGTGGATGGCCGAGAAGATCGCACAGCACCACGAGGCGGCAAAGAAGAGCGGAGCGCGCATCTGTTTCTCATCCGGTTTCGATTCCATCCCCTTCGATCTCGGCGTCCTGATGCTCCAGAAGGAAGCCAAGGCTCGCGAAGGCTCGCCCGCACCGCGTGTGAAGGGCCGTGTCCGCGCCATGCAGGGCACGTTCTCAGGCGGTACGGCCGCCAGCCTCGGCGCGACGATGAAGGCGGCGATGAAGAACCCCAAGATCATCGGCCAGCTGCGCGATCCCTTCGCGCTGACGCCTGGCTTCGAAGGCCCGGACCAGCCTTCGGGCATGGTCCCCCACTATGAAGATGAACTGGGCAAATGGGCCGCGCCTTTCGTCATGGCCCCGATCAACACCAAGAACGTGCACCGCACGAACTTCCTGCTCGGCCACCCTTATGGCGAGGACTTCCGCTATGACGAGATGGTGCTGACCAGCCCCGGCGATGCCGGCAAGGCTGCCGCCAATGCCATGGTCGAGATGATGAAGAACCCGTTCGGCGCCAAACCGCCCAAGCCGGGTGAAGGCCCGACCAGGGAAGAGCGCGAGAACGGCTTCTACGACGTCCTGTTCACCGGCGAATGGCCCGACGGGAAGACCATCAGATACGGCGTAAAGGGCAAGTTCGATCCGGGCTACGGCTCGACCAGCCGCATGCTCGGCGAAACCGGCATGGCGCTGCTCGAAAGCGATGCCGAAGGCGGCGTGGGCACACCCGGATCCTTCCTCGGCGAAGCCTTGGTGGAGCGGCTTCGCAGCCGCGCCCACCTCAGCTTCGAAGTCGAGGAATAGACCGCTCCTAGATGCTCATCCGTACTGCCAGGCTGACGTTGCGGCCGGGCAGGGGGACGAAATCCTTGGTAAAGCTCGAAGCACGGCGGGCGGTCTGGTCGAGCAGGTTTTCGGCCTTGAGAATGACCGTGACTGCCGGATCGCCGCGAAGCGGGCGCCAGGTGGCGCTTGCGTTCAGGAGCGTGTAGCCGTCGGTCTCGGTCTCGAAGGGAGCGACATCGCGCTGCGCATCGAACCATTCGACTTCCCCGCGCAGGCTGAACTCGCCCGCATCGGCTTCGAGCGCGCCGAGAAGACCGAGCGGCGGAATGCGCGGCACATATGTCCCGTCATTTAGCTTGGCATCGATATATTCGGCGCGGAAATCGGCGCGCAGGTCGAGATTGTCACCTTCGTAGAAATTCCAGACGACCTCGCCCTCGACGCCCGAATAGGTCGCATCCTGCTGGAGATAGAGGAAGACGGGAAGCTCGTCTTCCTCTTCGCCATTGGCACTGAGATAGATGTAATCGTCGAACCAGTTCCGATAGGCAGCGAGCGAGAACTCGAAGTCGCCCGCGATGCCGCGCGCGAAGATTTCAGCGCCCCATGCGCGCTCCATCGTCAGGTCGACGTCGCCGATCTCGAACTGCTGGGTCGCGATGTGCGGGCCTTCGGAGAAAAGCTCTTCGGCACTGGGAGCGCGCGACACGCGCGACAGGTTCACACCCAGGCGGATGCTATCGTCAGCCTGCCATGCAAGGCCTAGCGCGCCTGAAAAGCCGTCGAACGCGCGCTCGACACCCAGCTGAGTGGAATCGACATCGGTGGTCTCGTAGCGCAGCGCACCTTCGAGCTGCAGCGGACCGTCGCCATATTCCTGCAGCGCGAACAAGGACAGCTGCTCGGTGCGGTTGGGTGCCACATAGGCCTCTGCACCCTGGGCGAAGAAATCACGGAAATAATACTGCACGCCGACCGATCCGCGCAGGTCGGCGACGGGATCCTGGACCAGTTCGGCGCGGGCTTCGACGCCCTGGACGTCGAAAGTGGTTCCGACCTCGTCGCCTTCGAACTCGGTATGCGTGTAGTCGGAATAGCCGGTGCGGATTTTCAGGCGTTCGAAGAAACCGTCGCCCAGCTCGATATCGCCGCGCAGGTCAGCGCGATACTGGCGCAAGCCGATGCTGACGGTTTCGGGGCCTTCTTCTTCCCCGACATCCATGCCGCCCTCTTCCTCGTGGTGCCCTGCACCGGGGCGGATCGGGACACCGTAGAGGGTGTCGTAGACCCCGACCGAGAAACCGAGGCTCGAATCGCCGCGGAAGAATGCAAGACCGCCGTTCGCGGTCCAGGTTTCGGTGCCGCTGTTGAACAGCGTTCCCCTGGCATTGGCTGCCTCGCGCAGCTCTTCGGCTTCTTCGAATTCGCCTGCGTCCTCTTCCTCGGCCGCTTCCTCGAGGAGTTCGGCGCGCAGGCCGTCGGCAAGCACGAAGCCGGGAACCTGGACGTCGTCGGTTTTGCGATAGGATCCGTCGGCGTGGAATACGAAACCGTCGCCGACCGGGATGTCGAAGGAGGCACCGCCTTCGCGAAGGTCGGCCACCGTGTCGACACGTACCAACGCATCGATATGTACCGGCTCGGTCGGAATGCGGCGCGGGATGCGCTTGTCGATTACATTGACGGCGCCGCCGATCGCCTGGCTGCCGTAAAGGAGCACCGCCGGTCCGCGCAGGACCTCGATGCTCTCGGCGGTCAGGGGATCGATCGATACGGCGTGATCGGCCGAAGTGTTCGACACGTCGATCGCGCCGATCCCGTCAACGAGGACCTTCACGCGCTCGCCGGAAAAGCCGCGCAGGATCGGTCGTGATGCGCCCGGCGCAAAGCCGGTTGCGGTTACGCCGGGAAGCGAAGCGAGGACTTCACCGATCTGGCCATTCATGTTTTCGTCGAGATCGTCGCCTGCAACCACGCTGGCACCTGCGAGAATGTCGAACTGGCGCAGGCCTTCCGCGCTGACGATGATCGTGCCGTCCGCGTCGATACGGCGGTTATGGAAATCGTCCTCGCCCGTTTCCTCGACCACGATGGTCTCGGATGCAGTCGGACTGCCCTGCTGCTCTTCCTCGGCGGACTGATCTTGCGCCATCGTCGGCGCCGCAGTTGCCACTGCGATGATGGAAAGCGAAGCAGCCAGGCTGCGGCGAAGCGATGCGGTCTGATACAACATATCGCGACCTATTAGTGTCGCATTGCCCGACTGCAACCGGATTCGCGATAAAATGCATATGCGCACGACGAACGACAGCGAGGCCTGAGGGCCTGCTGCGTCTGATTCACGTCGTCTTGGAAAAATGGAGCGGGCGAGGCGATTCGAACGCCCGACCCCAACCTTGGCAAGGTTGTGCTCTACCCCTGAGCTACGCCCGCTCACTGGCGCTCTACCGGGCGTGGCCCGGTGGGGAGGCGCGCAACTAGCAACGGCTTATGAGTCTCGCAAGCGAAAAAATGCACTTTTTTGACCCGCGCCGATCGAGCGCCTACGCCCCTTCACATTCGCGAGCCGGGACCCACATGGGGACCCGACGTTTTATTTATTGAAAGGCGGAATTACGTGGCAAGCATGGGGCTGAGCATCGACGAGCAAAAGGCGGTCGAGAAATTCAAGGCAGAGGTCGTCGAACCGTCGATGACCAAGCTGGTCATTCTCGATTTTTATGCCGACTGGTGCGGGCCGTGCAAGGCGATCGCCCCGATGCTGGAAAAGGTCGCGGGCGAATATGCCGACAAGGGCGTGGTGCTGGTGAAGGTCGATGTCGACCAGGAAAAGTTCATCGCCGCGCAGTTCCAGGTCCAGTCGATCCCCACGATCTACGCCATGTTCCAGGGTCAGCCGGTGGCCGACCTGACGCAGGCCCGCAGCGAATCGCAGCTGAAGGAAGTGCTCGACCAGATCCTGGCGCAGCTTCCGATCCAGGGCGGGGATGCCGACGGCGCCGAAGCGCAGATGGTCCAGCAGGTGGAACAATATGTCGCCATGGGCGAACAGATGCTGACCGAAGGCGACCCTGCACGCGCTGCCGGTGTCTTCGCGCAGGTTACCGAGATGGCGCCTGACAATGTCGCAGCCCATGCCGGCCTGATCCGCGCGCTGACGCAGGCCGACCAGATCGAGGAAGCCAGGGGCGTGCTCGCCGCCGTCGAAGCCAATCCCGCCCTTGCCAGCGATCCGCAGATCGAGAACGCCAAGGCCGCGCTCGAGCTTGCCGGCAACAAGGTCGACGACGGCGAGCTGGCGGCCCTGCGCGAAAAGGCGCAGGCCGATCCCGCCGATATGGATGCGCGCCTCGCCTATGCCGAGGCAGCCTTCGCCGCCGGTGACCGCGATGCGGCAGCCGACGAGCTGCTCGCCATGTTCGAGGCCGACCGCGAATGGAACGAGGGTGCGGCCAAGGCCAAGCTGCTCGATATCTTCAGCGCCGTCGGTCTCGAAGATCCGTGGGTGGTGGCCACCCGCCGCCGCCTTTCGAAGCTGTTGTTCGGTTAGAAGCGATTTGACACGACGCCTCTCCATCTTCCCCCTGCCCGGCGCGATCCTGTTCCCGGGCCTGCAGCTGCCGTTGCATATTTTCGAGCCGCGTTATCGCGAGCTCGTCGGCAGCGCGCTGGCCAAGGACAGGCTGATCGGGATGATCCAGCCGCAGCGCAGCTCGGACGGCGCGCCGCTATACGAGATCGGGTGCATCGGCCGCATCGGCGATGTCGAAGCACTGGAGGACGGGCGCTATAATATCGTGCTGGAAGGCGAAGCGCGCTTCCGTGTCCTGCGCGAACTCGACGTCACCACCGCCTTCCGGCAGGTCGAGGCCGAGCTGATCGAAGAGCCGGAGAACGAAGTGCTCGCCAGCGTGGAGCGTGCCGGATTCGAATTCGAGGCCAAGCGCTTTGCCGCCATGCAGGGCTATTCGGTGGACTGGGATTCGGTCGAGCGGCTGGACGATGAAACGCTGATCAACGGAGTGGCCCAGATCGCCCCCTTCGACAGCGCCGCCAAGCAGGCACTGCTCGAGGCTGCCACCCTATCGGAACGCTGCGAGCTAATGATCCAGCTGATGCAGTTCTTCGCCTTGCGCGACGACGACGACGAGATCGTGACCCTCCAGTGAAGATAGTCGTTCCGCTCTTGGTCGCAATTGCGGCCTCATCCGGCACCTCGGCTTCCGGACAAGACAGCAAGGCCGACCAAACCGCCGTCTATGCCCTTGAAGCGATGCTCAAGGACGGCGACTTCGAAGCACGAGAAGATCTCCCCACTGACATCGTCTATTGTGGCGGCGAAACGACACGCGCGGAGGTTTCCCGTTTTTTCTCGCACCTGAGCGCGGGTATCAAGGAAGGTCTGCCCGCTCCCTATTTCAACCAGTTTGTCGCCGACCGTTTCAGCGTGAATAGGGACGATAGATTTATGGTCTTCGATCGCGAAGACTTCACATCGGTAACGCCGAGGTTCTTCTCGCGAGAGGATTGGAT is a window encoding:
- a CDS encoding WcaI family glycosyltransferase, coding for MAGRKILFIGLNYAPEPIGIGPYTAGLAEALVERGHEVRAIVGQPYYPDWKLYPDYHRRWKASVENGVQIMRCPHYIPANPTGSKRMAHHASFASSAYPAARRARREMKPDLVFTVAPSMIAAPVAARMARRAGVPLWLHIQDFEVGAALATGLIGKTSRTADAAAQFEQRVLRRADLISTISHPMCELLRDKGVAEDRILEMRNWANHASGIAAGDGASLRREWGLEGKTVALYSGNIANKQGLDVVIEAAAMLREREDIAFVISGEGPNRAHLEALAKGLPNVTFRDLQPEDRVGDLLKMANIHLLPQLRDAADLVLPSKLGNMLASGRPVIATVQPGTGIARELVDCGIVVPPETPHAIAEAVEALAGHEDYCAHMGQKARERAASHWSKDAIVDRFEEGMARLLG
- a CDS encoding glycosyltransferase family 4 protein; the protein is MQVAVFHPGTQHSRQTALALQQLGRLAFLATGLFDHPSSRMRSLARALPSALSAPLETELSRFAAKGLDPAKVRAMARYELPERIAARLGAGDLATRLDAALNATFGRKVAAMAGREGPFVLWGYDGSSATAFNDPRAAGCYKILDRTMADSRSWNEERERIAATHGDWLGKGSPAWSADKIAMDDAEFAAADRIVCGSPFVMDTIRAYSPVGGVADKLELLPYGFDAALFGSDVDPAFVPEAEPVRFLFAGQVAARKGVQHVLEAFGKLPKGSARLTLLGQLGLPEPILARYRDRVDILGAVPRAEVPAIMREHHALVFPSHNEGSAIVLPEAMASGLAIIQTAAAGLGASANSGFVLDRPNAGGVEEAMAKLIANRELLHSMRLAAIAEARQRNSDAYRDAIAALLEKLGL
- the dcd gene encoding dCTP deaminase, which gives rise to MAILSDKWIREAATTRGMIEPFTEAQRREGNISYGLSSFGYDARVADEFKIFTNIDNAIVDPKDFAATSFVDRQTDVCVIPPNSFALARTVEYFRIPDDVLVICLGKSTYARCGIIVNVTPLEPGWEGHVTLEFSNTTPLPAKIYANEGACQFLFLKGNERPEVTYADRAGKYMGQRGVTLPRL
- a CDS encoding saccharopine dehydrogenase family protein; its protein translation is MADREFDIIVYGATGYTGRLVAEHFVREYGNAADGPKWAMAGRSEDKLTAVRDEIGAPGTTPMIVADASDPASLEAMCKRTRVVLTTVGPYQLYGDALVEACVKTGTDYADLCGEPAWMAEKIAQHHEAAKKSGARICFSSGFDSIPFDLGVLMLQKEAKAREGSPAPRVKGRVRAMQGTFSGGTAASLGATMKAAMKNPKIIGQLRDPFALTPGFEGPDQPSGMVPHYEDELGKWAAPFVMAPINTKNVHRTNFLLGHPYGEDFRYDEMVLTSPGDAGKAAANAMVEMMKNPFGAKPPKPGEGPTREERENGFYDVLFTGEWPDGKTIRYGVKGKFDPGYGSTSRMLGETGMALLESDAEGGVGTPGSFLGEALVERLRSRAHLSFEVEE
- a CDS encoding TonB-dependent receptor, encoding MLYQTASLRRSLAASLSIIAVATAAPTMAQDQSAEEEQQGSPTASETIVVEETGEDDFHNRRIDADGTIIVSAEGLRQFDILAGASVVAGDDLDENMNGQIGEVLASLPGVTATGFAPGASRPILRGFSGERVKVLVDGIGAIDVSNTSADHAVSIDPLTAESIEVLRGPAVLLYGSQAIGGAVNVIDKRIPRRIPTEPVHIDALVRVDTVADLREGGASFDIPVGDGFVFHADGSYRKTDDVQVPGFVLADGLRAELLEEAAEEEDAGEFEEAEELREAANARGTLFNSGTETWTANGGLAFFRGDSSLGFSVGVYDTLYGVPIRPGAGHHEEEGGMDVGEEEGPETVSIGLRQYRADLRGDIELGDGFFERLKIRTGYSDYTHTEFEGDEVGTTFDVQGVEARAELVQDPVADLRGSVGVQYYFRDFFAQGAEAYVAPNRTEQLSLFALQEYGDGPLQLEGALRYETTDVDSTQLGVERAFDGFSGALGLAWQADDSIRLGVNLSRVSRAPSAEELFSEGPHIATQQFEIGDVDLTMERAWGAEIFARGIAGDFEFSLAAYRNWFDDYIYLSANGEEEDELPVFLYLQQDATYSGVEGEVVWNFYEGDNLDLRADFRAEYIDAKLNDGTYVPRIPPLGLLGALEADAGEFSLRGEVEWFDAQRDVAPFETETDGYTLLNASATWRPLRGDPAVTVILKAENLLDQTARRASSFTKDFVPLPGRNVSLAVRMSI
- a CDS encoding tetratricopeptide repeat protein, producing MGLSIDEQKAVEKFKAEVVEPSMTKLVILDFYADWCGPCKAIAPMLEKVAGEYADKGVVLVKVDVDQEKFIAAQFQVQSIPTIYAMFQGQPVADLTQARSESQLKEVLDQILAQLPIQGGDADGAEAQMVQQVEQYVAMGEQMLTEGDPARAAGVFAQVTEMAPDNVAAHAGLIRALTQADQIEEARGVLAAVEANPALASDPQIENAKAALELAGNKVDDGELAALREKAQADPADMDARLAYAEAAFAAGDRDAAADELLAMFEADREWNEGAAKAKLLDIFSAVGLEDPWVVATRRRLSKLLFG
- a CDS encoding LON peptidase substrate-binding domain-containing protein: MTRRLSIFPLPGAILFPGLQLPLHIFEPRYRELVGSALAKDRLIGMIQPQRSSDGAPLYEIGCIGRIGDVEALEDGRYNIVLEGEARFRVLRELDVTTAFRQVEAELIEEPENEVLASVERAGFEFEAKRFAAMQGYSVDWDSVERLDDETLINGVAQIAPFDSAAKQALLEAATLSERCELMIQLMQFFALRDDDDEIVTLQ